The nucleotide window CCATTTTCAGTCCTCGCTCAAGTTAAACATCTGTGCATAGAAAGGTTAGGTAACTAATCTAGGTTGTTGTATAGAACAGGACTGAACCTAGAAAAATGCTTTGGTTGTTACAttaggacttttaaaaatatgtagagaTATGAAAGGCAAAgttttctcccactttttttttgagggtttAAATTGATGTTCTGTTTGAGGGTGCAATTGAAAATGGCAGGTAGCTTCTGTACATTTCACTTTCTGTACTAAATATCGTAAGTGATtttaactttgtgtgtgtgtgtgaatgtatgcTTGTCCTGATGGGCATATTGACTTTTCTAGGGCCTGTGAAAAATGGAACCAAACTCTCTGAGGACTAAAGTCCCAGCTTTCTTATCTGATTTGGGGAAGGCCACACTGAGGGGTATCAGAAAGTGTCCCCGATGCGGCACCTACAATGGAACCCGGGGCCTGAGCTGTAAGAACAAGACATGTGGAACCATATTCCGCTATGGTGCGCGGAAGCAGCCCAGTATTGAAGCTGTCAAGATCATCACAGGCTCCGATCTGCAGGTCTACTCAGTGCGGCAAAGAGACCGGGGCCCGGACTACCGCTGCTTTGTGGAACTAGGTGTCTCAGAGACAACAATCCAGACGGTGGATGGGACGATCATCACTCAGCTGAGTTCTGGACGGTGTTATGTCCCCTCGTGCCTGAAAGCTGCCACCCAGGGTGTTGTGGAAAACCAGTGCCAGCACATCAAGCTGGCAGTGAACTGCCAGGCAGAAGCCACCCCTCTGACCCTAAAGAGCTCGGTCCTGAACGCAATGCAGGCCTCCCCAGAAACCAAGCAGACCATCTGGCAGTTGGCCACAGAACCCACAGGTCCCCTGGTACAGAGGATTACTAAAAACATTTTGGTGGTGAAATGCAAGGCAAGCCAGAAGCATAGTTTGGGGTATTTGCATACATCCTTTGCGCAGAAGATCAGTGCCAAAAGCTCGCCCGAGCGCCGTTTCTTCTGCTCATGCCAGACTCTGAAATCACACAAGTCGAATGCCTCCAAGGAGGAGGCAGCCCAGAGATGCATTCATTTCTTCGCTTGCATCTGTGCCTTTGCCAGCGACGAGACATTGGCGCAGGAGTTCTCAGACTTCCTAAATTTTGATTCCAGCGGTAGGTGGTATGGTTGACACACTTAGTCTGTTTTTCTAAAATGGCAATGAAAGAGTTCCACTGATGGCATTTGGAGATTGTCCTAGCAGCCCTCAGAAGCAGTTGCTAGATAATTCAAGTGAAAAGCATTCCTTCTTTTAATCCCAGTCAGCACACTTGGATAaaagttggttggttggttggttgaaaTTAACGATCAAGAAACTCGGGTATTTTCATTGAGATGATGAATCTAGCAAAGTTAgctttgctttgattttttttactcTTCCATGGATGCCCCGtgttaataaaaacaaagaaccaaaaaatcccttttattttGGCTTGCttgctggttttttttctttttattctttttttttttttcttcaggaaaattagccctgagctaacatctgtgcccatcttcctctactttgtatgtgggacgcctgccacagcagggcctgacaagcggtgcataggtccacacccaggatctgaactggcgaaccctggccaccaaagtagaatgtgcaaacttaaccgctgtgccactggggtggccccctctttttttttttttttaaagattggcacctgagctaacatctgttgccaatcttcttttttttttttccttcttctccccaaagccccccagtacatggttgtgtattctagttgtaggtccttctggttgtgctatgtgggatgctgcctcagcatggcctgatgagcagcactgggtccatgaccaggatccgaaccagcaaaaccctgggcccaagcacagcatgcgaatttaaccactcagccacagggccgcccCACGTGCTTGTTTCTTATCTTTGAAGATGGGGGAAACCAGTACCTTGCTCAAAAGACCTTTAAAAGTTTCTAGATCAAGACTTTTGTTGTTAACATACTTTTATCTtgtaaatgcttttattttcatttcttactgGTCTTTAGTTGGCAGCAGCTCCCGACTTTTTAGCTTTACATTTCTCTGTAGAGCCTTCCATCAAGTTAACGGTCTATCAACAAAAACATGTTTTAGGGAGTTCTTTAAAGGAACTTATTTTAACTCAGGCAGTTGCTCCATAATTTGTTTTGGGGATTtggatttttataaattaatttttctctaggTAGGGGCCCATACTTACTCCTGGATAGTGTTAATAATTCAGAACTCTGTTATATTTTAGGTCTTAAAGAGATGATTGTGCCCCAGTTAAGTTGCCACTCAGAATCAACAGTATCAGCTTGTGAGTCAACGGCCTCAAAgccaaagaagaggaaaaaggatgAGGGATCTGGTGAGATGCTGTTTGGTTTCttggtttgcttatttgtttggtGGTGTTATCTTGAGACATTATTTTACTGTGTATTATGTGTTTCACTGAATCTCAGCCATTACATGAAAGACTTTTTATGggttttttcctgaaaaaagtTTTACCCTCCATTGATGATTCTTTGTCAGGTCAAGCTAAGCATTGGTTCTGCTGGCCAAGAATAAGATCCAAGCAGGCTCCACTTTTAttcttgtgtgtgtttgtttatccccTAAACACTCAGAGTAGTCTTAGACCTTAATCTATCTTAGGACAGTGTTATGAAGTTTTCATCCATAGTGTGTTTTAAAAAAGACTTGTGACAATGGTTAATTATTGTTATTTGCACTAATTTAGGAATATACTTGCATTTTCAGCATGTggcaccatatatatatatttttttcgtTTTCAAATCACATAGTACTAGCGTCAAAGACTCATATAAATCAATATGAAATGCTGAAGTGCCCTAGTAGATGTGTCAACAGACCTAGACTCTACACAAAAGGGAAATATTATCTGGTCCACACGTGTGGGACAAACTCCAGACTCACTCGTGAACAGAGGACtgcaaacattttagaaatgcaaaattaaaacaaggCACTTTTTGCTAccaaattagcaaatattttttaaatgacgcAACCATAGGCAGAGGTGAATCAGGGCTCTTCAGCATGGCTAGTGTCGTGTAAGTTGCTATAACCATTTGTAAAAGTAATTTGCAGTATCTGTTAAGAGCCTTAAAAATGTTCctacccaggggctggccccgtggccgagtggttaagttcgcgcgctctgctgcaggcggcccagtgtttcgtcggttcgaatcctgggcgcggacatggcactgctcgtcagaccacgctgaggcagcgtcccacatgccacaactagaggaacccacaacgaagaatacacaactatgtaccggggggctttggggagaaaaaggaaaaaataaaatctttaaaaaaaaaaaaaaaaaaaaaaatgttcctacCCATAGGGAGTATTGCTGGAGGGGGTCAGGTGGTCATGACAGGCGTTTTGGTGCTGGGAAGTtggagaaagatagagaaacaaagtGACATGgtaatttctgtgtttttgagAGGTAATTCTGGCAGCAATGTAGAGCAGAAATTGttattaaattttacttattGGTCTTTCCTACAAAAActtgaaattcaagaaaaattttctttttttgaggaagattggccctgagctaatatctgttgccagtcttcctctttttgcttgaggaagattgttgctgagctaacatctgtgccagtcttcctctattttatgtgggatacctccacagcatggcttgaccagcagtgctagcttcaagcccaggatccgaactggcaaaccccaggccaccaaagtggtgcacatgaacttaaccactataccaccaggccagccccagtagttccacttctaaataatcttttttaagaaaataatccttGGTATAGGAAAAGCATTTTGTTCAGAGATGCTCATTTTATGGTTATTTATAATACTGAAAAATTACAAACAACTAAAGGGCCAACCACTTAGGATACTTAAATGAAGCATGATAAAGCCACTTGGTAGACTATCCAGCAGCCATTACAAATGATTATAAAGAATTTGGGcacaggccagcctggtggcgcagcagttaacttcacatgctctgcttcagtggcccggggttcaccagttcagatcccaggtacagacttACCCaccttatcaaaccatgctgtggcaggcgtcccacatataaaggagaggaaaatgggcacagatgttagctcagggccaatcgtcctcagcagaaagaggaagattgggggcagatattagcccagggctaatcttcctcaaatagaaaaaagaatttgggGAAGTGTTTCAATCACTCGTGTAGCCAGATAAAGTCAGAATGGCCAGTTGAACTTGAAgttcagataaacaatgagtaattttttagtataagtagctcccatgcaatatttggaatgtacttatactaaaaatttattcatttatttgaaatttaaaaaacaagtttttgGCTAAATCTAGCAATCCTGGGGCCAGTcccggttgcctagtggttaagttcggcatgctctgcttcagcaacctgggtttggttcccaggtgcagacctacaccactcgtctgtcagtggccatgctgtggcagcagctcacttacaaaaagaggaagattggcaacagatgttagctcagggcgaatcttcctcagcaagaaaaaaaaaatctagcaatCCTGGTATATAGAATCACAGTTACTTAAAATCATAAAACCAGCAAAACTgttcacacaaaagaaaatgaaagatagttcaccaaaaaattaatagtgattgtctgagaggagggagcagtggaggtgaatttttttcttcctttcacttctgGTTCCCCCACACAATTTCCTACAAACAGTGTAAGAAactgaaaatgttatatataatgGCTAATGCTAATTCCTACTAGAAACTAAAGCTAACTTAGAAATTAGCAAAGACTTTTCATACGTTTTAGACTCttcagaaattaaaatcaaatcgAGTTGTATTCTGCAGAAATGTTGTTAAACCCTATAATGATTTGTGGTTTAGGTGCACAGACGAACAGTTCACTGTTGCCGCAAGATGCAGTGAGCAGTAATCTAAGGAAAAGCGGCCTGAAAAAGCCTGTGGTTGCTTCTTCTTTAAAAAGGCAGGGTAAGTCTCCCCTCCCCAGAATGGGCTGAAGAGAGGGAAGAGCATCCAAAAGAAGCCCAAAGCAACGTGAGCAAACGACATGTTGCATGTTGTCCCCCAAGGAGTGCTGACGCTCCAGACACTGAGGCTGAGGTCTGTCACACGACTTAGTGTGTAACGTGGTCTCAAACCATGCTCAGCTCTAAATCGTGCCTTCTAAATAACGAATGTAGCAAAAGTGATGGACGTGTTTGGCCGCGGCTATCTTTGTAGGATATTTTCCTCTTGTTGCTTCTTACCCACATGCAGTTGAGGTGGAGATTCAGAGttgaagaagaaacagattttaCAATCATGCAagggtaaatatttgttgagaaagacaaatataaccTGTTCTCCAGAGTTAGTGAGGCTTGAAAATATACCTAAAAGCAACTGCATGGCTGTCATTCTAAATTTACCAGAAAGAATGACTTAATTTGAACACAACTTCAATATTTATGTGTGTCACTTTTCTGCTCAGAATGATTAAGCTTATACTTTTGGAGATCGGCATTTTCTTAACTCTCCTTATACATTGTAAAAAAATAGTTCCGTTTTGGTCGTATTTATAGAATACTTGCTGTGATGTGGGTGGGTGACTAAACACTAGATGTTTTTATGCTGCTCTCATACTCTGGTTTCGAAGATAAGACAAATACATAAACAGCAAACAATACAAGACCAAATCTTAATTAACTGATTAAGAACTTATACATTCCAGGAATAAATACTTTTGGAGGGTCAGGAAGTAAACAGATCAACTGTATCAGGCAGAAGATTTTTAACAAATTTGTATCACTTCCTTTGGCatcaagaaaaagggaaatagcTTTTAATCCAAATTATCACTATATGCATTTACCTAtgagaattttaatttcaaatgaataGTACTTATAGCTTCATTATCTCTACAAAAGGGAACATTCTTCAGGCATGTGAAGGCGtttcaggagaaggaagggagtaGAATGGTAGGTCTGTGGGCGTACAGACATATTCATTAGGAGTAGGGCCAATTCATAGATTCCTAAAACAGCCATACAAGGCCCTTCTTCAGTTTGCAGGTTAGTGTTGACAGATGGCAAACTTTCTGTGGTTTGTAATCTTGAACCTAATAGGGTCTTggagcttttcatttcttttttcctagatggattcttaaaaaaaaatcctagaatcTTCCATTTCACTTAATGCATCTAAtttctttgaatttcagtttcttctttttttttctttacatgctCCTCAACTTTTGAAACTTCAATTAACTGTTTATTCTGTAAGGAAAGATAAAAGTTCCTGAAgagttgtgttttttgtttttcttagccTGTGGTCAGCTGTTGGATGAGACACAAGTGACTTTATCCTTCCAAGACTGGCTGGCCAGCGTCACAGAACGCATCCACCAGACCATGCACTATCAGTTTGATGGTGAGTCTTGCTCATCCCGCTGGGCTGTTGctgaaaggaggagaaattaaACTAATTGTGTTCTAGTTCTACTCTGTTGTGATAGGAAAAGTAATTGGGCTTCAGTCCAGAGTGCATTGGGCCACAAGACAGTAGAAgtctaaatgaaagaaagaacaatCACATAATTAAAATGCAGGACCAGCAAAATGAATttagagagggaagagaaaaaaatgcagcaAATAGGTATTCAGTGAAGGTAGATAGCCTTGATCTTGGTGtacatgcacgtgtgtgtatgcatgcatgtgtgtgtgtgtgtggagggggagggagatACCAAAACCTTAGAAGATCATTCAAACCCTCAAACTTAAAATCGAAGCAAGGGGGATAAAGGTTTAGAGAAAATCTAAAAGTGTGAGACTAAGATAGTTATATGAAATTACGTAGACATACTAAGGAAGAGTGGAGGACACAGGCTGGATTTGGGTTGACTGTGATAGCCTCATGGAACCTCAGCAATTTCAGAGGTGGACCATTCAGCTAGTTCTTCCCATATCATTAAAAGCATCCTTGATAGATGGTAAGGCAGCTCATAACATTGTTGGAAGTGATAGCTCTGAGAAAGGTCTTCCTCATGCTAAGTGGAAATATTTGCTTATAATACTTCCTGTTGGTTCTCGGTCTATGCTCTAGCCATGTGGACTAGGTCTGTTCCTGTTTCCAAATAACAGTCCCTGCCACTGGGTACCCACCTATTGCCCTGCCTGATAGGTCTTCTCTGTTCCAAGTGATACATCTCATGTTTTCAAAGCCTCCTTATGGCACGTTTACAGACCTCATATCATTTTGACATTCTTTGCTGAATGTCTTGCAGCTTATGaatatcattttgaaaataaagcacCACAAACTAATAGGAGCATGACAGCAGACACTCAGTAAAAGAAGATGagttttgggggccggccctgtggcggagtggttaagatcatgcgctccactttggtggcccagggttcactggttcggatccttggtgtggacctacactccactcatcaagccatgctgtggcggcatcccacgtagaagaagtagaatgacttataactaggatgtacaactatgtaatggggctttggggagaaagaaaaaaagaggaaaaggaaaatgagtttTGAAGGATTAGAACAGTTATAGCCTCATGATGAGGAAAGTGACAAGAATGGAGGTCTTGAAATACATGATTAGTTTTATTTGTATTAattcagaataaataaaactttacaagTTAGTTTTTAGAAAATCAAATAAGCTAAGGAGGGTTAAAGAGAGagtctatgtttttcttttaaaattttatttatttattgtttgaaataatataataaatacctAGCAACCCACGTCCCAGAACAGAAAATAGAACATTGACAGTAGTGTAAGCTACACTCTGTGGTCCTCCTCCTTCCCGCTTCCCTACCACCCCCCTCACATCTCCAGTACCAGTACCTTTGTCCAAGTCACCATCAGCTCCAGACTGTGAGTCTGTCTTTTATGAGGGCTTTTCAAGATTAGCTTCAAAACTAAAGACAGCTAAAGCAAAACtgagaataaaaatgtttactttgagaaaaaaaagattaatttttaaacctAAGTTCTAGCCTCACATCAGCTGAGTTGTGGTGAGctagcacttctttttttttttttttaaagcttcagtgcacggttgtgtatcctagttgttagtttagttgtctatgtgagccactgccacagtatgacaactgacagatgggtggggtggttccacgaccaggaaatgaacctgggccacagtggtgagccccgaatcttaaccactagaccaccagggctggctcaagttAGCACTTCTTTAGAGCTGTACTGACCTGTGTGTAGCCCATAATCTAACTGCAAGGTGAAAGATTTAAAAAGTCTTTGTGTGGTGATGTCTCTAAACTGCCCAGATACTAATATGTTAGTGGCTCAAAAGCAGTGACCGTTTTGTCATTGACATTCTGCATTCAGTAAACTAGGCAAAATTAGTTGAAAGAATGTAAAGTCTATGGAATTCTAGAAAacctttcacttttatttttcctggctTGACTTTTGTTTCAAAAAGGCATCTAAAGTGTCTTTAAGAGCcattcgtttttgtttttttttttttaagattttattttcctttttctcccaaagcccccctggtacataattgtgtatttttagttgtgggtccttctagttgtggcacgtgggatgccgcctcagcatggcttgatgagcagtgccatgtctgtgcccaggatttgaaccggtgaaaccctgggccgtcaaagcagagcacatgaacttaaccactcagccacggggccagccccaagagccaTTCTTTAAGTTGTATCCAGGCAGGTAGAGGTTACATGTTTACCCATATGGTTTTGGATGTTTTCCctctgctggggccagcccctcaggcaaAGTTTTAAGGAAAACTCTGAACTCTTtcaacccctccccccaacagTCTTTCTGTTGAATTCATGCCTTGCAAGTTTCTTTTAAGAGGTTTGTTatgtattttcaaacattttacctGCCTTAAGATCACATTCAGGGactagccccatggccgagtggttaagtttgcgcgctccgcttcggtagctcagggtttccctggttcggatccttggcatgGACAGGACACTGTTCGTCAGGctacatcccacatagcacaaccaga belongs to Equus asinus isolate D_3611 breed Donkey chromosome 6, EquAss-T2T_v2, whole genome shotgun sequence and includes:
- the C6H2orf42 gene encoding uncharacterized protein C2orf42 homolog, with protein sequence MEPNSLRTKVPAFLSDLGKATLRGIRKCPRCGTYNGTRGLSCKNKTCGTIFRYGARKQPSIEAVKIITGSDLQVYSVRQRDRGPDYRCFVELGVSETTIQTVDGTIITQLSSGRCYVPSCLKAATQGVVENQCQHIKLAVNCQAEATPLTLKSSVLNAMQASPETKQTIWQLATEPTGPLVQRITKNILVVKCKASQKHSLGYLHTSFAQKISAKSSPERRFFCSCQTLKSHKSNASKEEAAQRCIHFFACICAFASDETLAQEFSDFLNFDSSGLKEMIVPQLSCHSESTVSACESTASKPKKRKKDEGSGAQTNSSLLPQDAVSSNLRKSGLKKPVVASSLKRQACGQLLDETQVTLSFQDWLASVTERIHQTMHYQFDGKPEPLVFHIPQTFFDALQQRISIGSAKKRLPNSTTAFVRKDALPLGTFSKYTWHITNILQVKQILDTPEMPLEITRSFIQNRDGTYELFKCPKVEVESIAETYGRVEKQPVLRPLELKTFLKVGNTSPDQKEPTPFIIEWIPDILPQSKIGELRIKFEYGHHRNGHVAEYQDQRPPLDQPLELAPLTTITFP